AGAACCAAAAATTAGGCGAGGACAATGTATTGTTAAAATTTACAATATAATAGTGTTAGGTAATGTAATGATTGGAGGAAGCAAACTTTTGAATTTGACCAGAGGGGAAAAAGAGGGGGTAGGCAATCGTCTTTTATAAAGAGAATCTTCAAGCCGTGGAGGTTTTCGTTCATCTCCCACAAGCTTGTTAGTTCCATAGGTATGACCTAAAGGCCTCTTACAAAATAGGGCATTTAGGTAGCTGTTATCTTACTTAGGCTTGTTGCTGTACAGATTATCCAACTCCTAAAACGGGAGTCTACAGCCTTTATATGCGGGATAAAAGAAAGCGTAACACAACAAGGATGCCAAGCGAGGGCAATCACCTCACAGGAAGAGAAAGATGCAATGAGGTTGGGACATAATGATGCTATTAACTCCAAAGGCGAATGATATACTAAATTGCTGCGGAAAGACTCCTACGAAAGGAAGGGCAACGGTTAGACCCCGCAAGTGCAGTGCGTTAGCGTGATGAAGCTCACTAGCTACCCTAAGTGCGCGAAGTATATATCCAGAACGGGGATATGCATCATCTGTAATTATTGGGTAATTCTGTTTTTACCTAAATAAACATACTTCAACCCCTTATCATGTTAAGTATACACGGTTTTGCCGAAGTTGCTTGCTATCTTCATCATTGATAAAGATGACAAGCAACATAATGTTCCGGCTCTATTTCTCGGAATGATGGTTTTTGTTGTTCACAAATATTCATTGCCCTTGGACACCTCGTCCGAAACACACACCCGCTCGGTGGGCTAATGGGACTTGGTAATTCTCCTTGCAATATAATCCGTTCCCTCTTTTCTTCCACTACTGGATCCGGAATCGGAATCGCAGATAGTAGTGCCTTCGTATAAGGATGGAGCGGACTTTCATACAACACGTCTGCTTGAGTAAGTTCAACTAAATTTCCTAAATACATCACTCCAATCCGATCAGAAATCTGTTTCACCATGGATAAATCGTGGGCAATAAATAAAAACGTTAACCCTTTTTCACTTTGAATTTCTTTCAACAAATTCACGACTTGAGCCTGTACGGAAACATCCAATGCCGATATAGGCTCATCTGCAATAATAAAATCAGGTTCTAAAGCGAGTGCCCTAGCAATGCCAATCCGTTGGCGTTGACCGCCACTGAATTCATGCGGATATCGATTAGCATGCTCTCGCTGCAGCCCAACTTCTTCTAATAATTGATACACACGTTCTTTTATCTCCTGTTTGTGGCGATAAATGTGATGCACTTCCATTGGTTCAGAAATAATCTCTTGCACTGTA
This genomic interval from Virgibacillus pantothenticus contains the following:
- a CDS encoding ABC transporter ATP-binding protein — encoded protein: MAKVILEVNRLQKFFEISRNQTLQAVNDVSFQISQGETFGLVGESGCGKSTIGRTILGLYDKTAGEVLYDGKDIHALKENEKFQLHRKMQMIFQDPYASLNPRSTVQEIISEPMEVHHIYRHKQEIKERVYQLLEEVGLQREHANRYPHEFSGGQRQRIGIARALALEPDFIIADEPISALDVSVQAQVVNLLKEIQSEKGLTFLFIAHDLSMVKQISDRIGVMYLGNLVELTQADVLYESPLHPYTKALLSAIPIPDPVVEEKRERIILQGELPSPISPPSGCVFRTRCPRAMNICEQQKPSFREIEPEHYVACHLYQ